From the Danio aesculapii chromosome 9, fDanAes4.1, whole genome shotgun sequence genome, one window contains:
- the mxra5b gene encoding matrix-remodeling-associated protein 5: MGSLWVFLLVLLVRVEFCSGVCPRQCACSAPAEVHCTFRALLAVPAGISKHVQRINFGFNTISQITDASFRGLRKLELLMMHGNNVQKIPDGAFQDLVSLQVLKMSYNKLTVITDRTFSGLTGIIRLHLDHNHISSIHPQAFLGLTSLRLLHLEANQLQQLHPHTFSTFSVLRRFPVSTLKHLYISDNLLQTLSRSALENTPQLENLLLMGNPWSCDCRMRWLQDWSARHPGVMKCKKDRTFTSGQLCPLCASPKHLKAADMLDLKQFVCSGPSIISPGKNISAEDIISELLPIDRIKPAFGNISFTLSDEHGTKVDLICQILQPQDSTTISWDYTKSLQIAANVTLVLDVECPVSREDYESFWRLLAYYSEAPVHLRREIMLSREPELSYRYRQDAEKDGFFYTSLKANVLAHPSWLMQSLMSIKLNRPYSTSKSVRLILSTQLMTNADEENFRPWVMIENDNKTQTSFASVVGGVAEMHCRVQSSGNAVIYWMFPNGSKIKSAFNSIDGRVSISSSGELYIKAIEHRDSGVYYCIAEVDGDVDVLPFRLSVIESSNPLPNQEVGNSLSRFIGQSAVLTCLTKASPDAKINWIFPDGSLLNTKANTSKAFLFPNGTLSIPVSQLNNNGYYKCVAMNNHGVDVFSTKLTVMRRKLIQPLRQYPIIRPQSAAGVSTKVKAFLEDMEEASGDISETRLTANRRRRPNARRFGNIRHRRPFRNRAGSPNQRSVNTKNKIDPQKWADLLTKIRAKASENHKSLQSGLIDNTESSSGDSGPQEESKTFNTDVYHSPQIKGRDDDNIYQTTPSELHTRSNQVLYISHPTSAPHYVTTHVQDRQTSTVNAENNQILSESVIKPELETENELNLPGVKSQIKGFDSGGLDRNLFATAGSVRLSSPPNSTQSRGRDRWRFGGRRRIKFRRPISNLPTRRVWSTSTSARVNAVTLKTDDRVKDALFYPTTPSKVLTESTSVNLTIPVTLHIYSTTLSRGISINPTQSSHIYLTEHNDLTNRIEENIDDKVKASNFHQTQDMPNSGFHPTISTNASAVLRLANEDIISLEKEEQDSSFASAEEMDEYIVPTRKHPTSRLGAETVPLTTPRLEFTSRLSAHIPKMDPTEISFTVHTDRLDDFHLPESHFRDVLRENKSLDITSARESVTSSEESVVSSILKSQNYPLSNPNQSFKEESIPLLTTSTPKQSAISVGTQIKTLDRNASVVSSTLRTQNYPLSNPNQSFKEQSVPLLTASTPKQSIISVGTQIKTLDANLPNVLYESVISTEESVVSSTLRTQNYPVSKQTQSFKEESGPLLTTSTPKQSIISVGTHIKTLDRNTQMKVLSESITSEESVVSSTLQTQNYPLSKPNQSFKEEESIPLTIGTQIKTLDTSLPVKVLNGSITSERSQNDPLSKPNQSLKEEKSVFLLTSNQSIISFGTQTESFDASSPMPAITTPKETNEIAFLQPDLVSRVDQSERLDPKLKLTTSVNTRTTPPSTTSTLYSTTTTPVVKLAPRYPLPDNQIPIFSKNPGTSYIGGRIPSTNHRYPYYHSRNFKPNIDKMPSLTTLPVDLSIIKSTITPKTLIRSKISSFTTASTTQPNNQIQIQDLMNRQSSLPVLQMRPRITDDKLHTVSVNAGTDVQLPCDSVGEPKPLLTWTKVSTGAVMSTNTKIQRFEVHPNGTFTIRNVHLQDRGQYLCSASNAHGTDKMMVTLVVLAHIPRMTSPRHQDVTVYLGNTALLQCQAQGLPIPNISWMLPDRSMLRSVSSTQQKIMLLANGTLQIKQTNYLDKGVYKCIASNAAGADMLSVRLQVTALAPVIQEQRWENYTLSDGHAALIHCTANGAPSPTVRWVTFSGMQLRPSQFVNSNLFVFPNGTLFIRNPTAKDSGIYECVVVNSVGMAKRSVNLQVKRNSGSARILSTSAHSTDVHYGDQLSLNCSASGSPTPRIIWRTPAKKLVDSYYSFDRRMKVLSNGTLTITSVTEQDEGEYLCAARNNAGDDYVLLKVGVMMKAAKIDHKSQSEHKVSYGGELKVDCIASGLPNPEISWSLPDGTMINSVLSSDENTIRAKRYVIFDNGTLYLNEVGMKEEGDYTCYAKNQVGNDEMKVHIKVLADAPIIRHNAYSVIKVNYGETAILNCSAKGEPTPMITWISPDKKVIVPISNKYQISNDGTLLIHKTQKINSGNYTCVARSVVGTDKKVVFVQVLVFPPVINGFASPGVIRKTAVRDQRVLFDCKANGNPFPRIIWLFPNNVVLPAPYYGSRVTVHRNGTLDIHAVRMSDSVELFCIARNEFGETKLRVKLEVTEDIIKPRLRNSPTDSIQLIIGKPTTLNCSVEGNPAPQITWTLPNGTSLYQGTTFFQFHHRSDGALLIKEPSPSDAGLYRCVGRNSAGFVERNVTLMSNRKPEITNQYSSLLSIINGEDLRLDCVSNAHPPAKLTWMLPSGVILSRAQSSGRYSVLSNGTLSIQRTSVYDRGMYHCQISNDHGSSSLSVSVIVIAYPPRITSGPAAVTYAQVGVALTLDCRSLASPRAEVVWQMPDGLQLKVDVQPRLYGNKHLHPQGALQIHSPSSRDSGVYKCTAKNVLGSDSRSTYVYVF, translated from the exons ATGGGCTCTTTATGGGTCTTCCTGCTGGTTCTGCTGGTCAGGGTTGAGTTCTGCAGTGGTGTGTGTCCACGTCAGTGCGCATGTTCTGCTCCTGCTGAAGTTCACTGCACTTTCCGTGCGCTGCTCGCTGTTCCTGCCGGCATCTCCAAACACGTCCAGCGCATCAACTTTGG GTTTAACACCATCAGTCAGATCACAGACGCCTCTTTCCGTGGCCTTCGAAAGCTGGAGCTGCTGATGATGCACGGGAACAACGTGCAGAAAATACCAGACGGTGCTTTTCAGGATCTAGTTTCATTACAG gttttaaaaatgaGCTACAATAAGCTGACAGTCATCACTGATCGCACCTTCTCTGGTCTGACGGGCATTATCAGACTCCACCTGGACCACAACCACATCTCCTCCATCCACCCGCAGGCGTTCCTGGGCCTGACGTCTCTGCGTCTGCTGCACCTTGAGGCCAATCAGCTTCAGCAGCTCCATCCACACACCTTCAGCACGTTCTCAGTGCTGCGGCGGTTCCCCGTGTCTACGCTGAAGCACCTGTACATCTCTGATAACCTGCTGCAGACGCTGTCCCGGAGCGCGCTGGAGAACACGCCTCAGCTGGAGAACCTGCTGCTGATGGGGAACCCCTGGAGCTGCGACTGCCGCATGCGCTGGCTGCAGGACTGGAGCGCCCGACATCCAG GTGTGATGAAATGCAAGAAGGACAGAACATTTACCAGCGGTCAGCTTTGTCCACTTTGTGCATCTCCTAAACACCTCAAAGCAGCAGACATGTTGGATCTAAAGCAGTTCGTTTGCTCTGGACCATCAATAATCTCTCCAGGAAAAAACATCTCTGCAGAGGACATCATCAGTGAACTCCTGCCCATCGACAGAATCAAGCCAGCTTTCGGGAACATCTCCTTTACACTCTCTGATGAACACGGCACTAAAGTAGACCTGATCTGCCAAATACTACAACCACAAGACTCCACTACAATCAGCTGGGATTATACTAAATCTCTGCAGATCGCGGCTAATGTGACGCTAGTTTTAGACGTGGAGTGTCCAGTGAGCAGAGAAGACTATGAAAGCTTCTGGAGGCTTCTTGCGTATTACAGTGAAGCGCCTGTACATCTCAGAAGAGAAATCATGCTCAGCAGAGAGCCAGAGTTGAGTTATCGATACAGGCAAGATGCTGAAAAAGACGGGTTTTTTTACACCTCGCTCAAAGCTAACGTTTTAGCCCATCCATCATGGCTCATGCAGTCTTTAATGAGCATCAAGTTAAATAGGCCATATTCCACATCCAAAAGCGTGAGGCTAATCCTGAGCACGCAGTTGATGACAAATGCAGACGAGGAGAATTTCAGACCTTGGGTCATGattgaaaatgataataaaaccCAGACGAGTTTTGCGAGTGTTGTTGGTGGTGTGGCTGAAATGCACTGTCGTGTTCAAAGCTCTGGAAATGCAGTGATTtattggatgtttcccaatggGTCGAAGATTAAATCTGCATTTAATTCAATTGATGGTAGAGTTAGCATCTCTAGTAGTGGTGAACTTTACATTAAGGCTATTGAGCACAGAGATTCTGGAGTTTATTATTGCATTGCTGAAGTTGACGGAGACGTTGATGTTCTGCCTTTTCGTTTATCAGTAATTGAGTCTTCAAATCCTCTTCCCAATCAAGAAGTTGGGAATTCTTTAAGCAGGTTTATTGGTCAGTCTGCAGTTTTGACATGCCTTACTAAGGCATCACCAGATGCTAAAATAAATTGGATATTTCCAGATGGAAGTTTGCTGAATACAAAAGCAAACACATCCAAAGCTTTTCTCTTCCCCAATGGGACTTTATCCATTCCTGTTAGCCAGCttaataataatggatattatAAGTGTGTGGCGATGAATAACCACGGTGTGGATGTGTTTTCCACCAAACTAACAGTCATGAGGCGGAAGTTAATCCAGCCGCTGAGACAGTATCCCATCATCAGGCCACAGTCGGCTGCAGGAGTCTCCACTAAAGTAAAAGCATTTCTGGAGGACATGGAAGAAGCTTCTGGAGATATTTCTGAAACTCGATTAACAGCAAATCGAAGAAGGCGTCCGAATGCACGTAGGTTTGGGAACATTCGACATAGACGGCCCTTTAGGAACAGAGCTGGTTCACCAAACCAAAGATCTGTTAATACCAAGAATAAAATAGACCCTCAGAAATGGGCTGATCTTTTAACCAAAATCAGAGCGAAAGCATCAGAAAACCACAAAAGTCTACAATCGGGATTAATCGACAACACTGAAAGCTCTTCAGGAGACTCCGGACCACAGGAGGAGTCGAAGACTTTCAACACGGATGTTTACCACTCACCTCAAATTAAAGGACGTGATGATGATAACATTTACCAAACCACACCTTCAGAATTGCACACTAGATCAAACCAAGTGCTTTACATCTCACATCCCACATCTGCACCTCATTATGTTACGACACATGTACAAGACAGACAGACGAGCACTGTAAATGCTGAAAATAACCAAATACTCTCAGAGTCTGTCATCAAACCTGAGTTGGAGACAGAAAATGAGCTTAATTTGCCTGGCGTCAAGTCTCAGATTAAGGGTTTTGATTCTGGAGGACTTGACAGAAATTTATTTGCAACAGCAGGCAGCGTTAGATTGAGTTCCCCACCAAATTCAACACAATCAAGAGGGAGGGATCGATGGAGATTTGGAGGTAGGCGACGGATAAAATTTCGAAGGCCAATCTCAAACCTTCCTACAAGAAGAGTATGGTCAACATCTACAAGTGCAAGAGTTAATGCTGTAACTCTGAAAACAGATGACCGAGTTAAAGATGCATTATTTTATCCAACTACTCCATCCAAAGTTCTTACTGAAAGCACATCTGTCAATCTGACTATCCCAGTCACATTGCATATTTACTCTACAACCTTATCTAGAGGTATTTCAATCAATCCAACTCAGTCTTCTCACATTTATCTAACAGAACACAATGACTTAACAAATAGAATTGAGGAAAATATTGATGACAAAGTGAAGGCAAGTAACTTCCATCAAACTCAAGATATGCCAAACTCTGGATTTCACCCCACAATATCAACAAATGCATCTGCAGTTTTGAGGTTAGCAAATGAAGACATTATTTCTTTAGAGAAAGAGGAGCAGGACAGTAGCTTTGCATCTGCAGAGGAGATGGATGAGTATATAGTTCCCACGAGAAAACATCCAACATCTCGACTTGGCGCTGAAACCGTCCCACTGACAACTCCTCGGCTGGAATTCACAAGCAGGCTTTCTGCACACATACCGAAGATGGATCCAACAGAGATCAGCTTTACTGTACACACAGACAGACTGGATGACTTCCACTTACCTGAATCACATTTTAGAGATGTTTTGAGAGAGAACAAATCTTTGGACATAACTAGTGCAAGAGAAAGTGTTACTTCTTCTGAAGAATCTGTAGTCTCCTCCATACTAAAATCTCAAAACTATCCTCTTTCAAACCCAAATCAAAGCTTCAAAGAAGAATCAATACCTTTATTAACAACATCAACTCCAAAACAATCTGCAATATCTGTTGGAACTCAAATCAAGACTTTAGACAGAAATGCATCTGTAGTTTCCTCCACACTACGAACTCAAAACTATCCTCTTTCAAACCCAAATCAAAGCTTCAAAGAACAATCAGTACCTTTATTAACAGCATCAACTCCAAAACAATCCATAATATCTGTTGGAACTCAAATCAAGACTTTAGATGCAAATTTGCCAAACGTGTTATATGAAAGTGTTATTTCTACAGAAGAATCTGTAGTTTCCTCCACACTACGAACTCAAAACTATCCTGTTTCAAAACAAACTCAAAGCTTCAAAGAAGAATCAGGACCTTTATTAACAACATCAACTCCAAAACAATCCATAATATCTGTTGGAACTCATATCAAGACTTTAGACAGAAATACACAGATGAAAGTGTTAAGTGAAAGTATTACTTCAGAAGAATCTGTAGTTTCCTCCACACTACAAACTCAAAACTATCCTCTTTCAAAACCAAATCAAAGCTTCAAAGAAGAAGAATCAATACCTTTAACTATTGGAACTCAAATCAAGACCTTAGACACAAGTTTGCCAGTTAAAGTGTTAAATGGAAGTATAACTTCAGAACGATCTCAAAATGATCCTCTTTCAAAACCAAATCAAAgcttaaaagaagaaaaatctgtatttttattaacttcaAATCAATCCATAATATCTTTTGGAACTCAAACAGAGTCTTTTGATGCAAGTTCTCCAATGCCCGCTATTACTACTCCTAAAGAAACAAATGAGATTGCTTTCTTACAACCCGACCTTGTTTCTAGGGTAGACCAAAGTGAAAGATTAGACCCCAAACTTAAACTTACAACATCAGTTAACACTAGAACAACACCACCATCAACTACATCCACATTatattctactactactactcctgTTGTAAAGTTAGCACCCAGGTATCCCTTACCAGACAACCAAATCCCAATTTTCTCCAAAAATCCTGGAACAAGCTACATAGGGGGAAGAATTCCTAGCACTAATCATAGGTATCCATACTATCACAGTAGAAATTTTAAACCAAATATTGACAAAATGCCATCTCTAACCACTTTACCTGTGGATTTAAGCATCATCAAATCAACTATAACACCTAAAACACTTATTAGATCAAAGATTTCAAGCTTCACAACTGCGAGCACCActcaaccaaacaaccaaattCAGATTCAGGATTTAATGAACAGACAGTCGAGTCTTCCAGTCCTGCAGATGAGACCCAGGATCACAGATGATAAACTTCATACAGTGTCTGTGAATGCTGGGACGGATGTGCAGTTACCGTGCGATTCTGTAGGGGAGCCGAAACCACTCTTAACTTGGACCAAAGTCTCCACAG GAGCCGTGATGTCAACAAACACCAAAATCCAGCGGTTCGAGGTCCACCCCAATGGCACTTTTACCATCAGAAACGTCCATCTTCAGGACCGCGGTCAGTATCTCTGCAGCGCTAGCAATGCCCACGGCACAGATAAGATGATGGTGACGCTAGTGGTGTTAGCTCACATTCCCAGGATGACGAGTCCACGCCATCAAGACGTAACGGTGTATTTAGGAAACACTGCGCTCCTGCAATGCCAAGCACAAGGACTCCCAATCCCCAACATCAGCTGGATGCTTCCAGACCGCTCAATGCTGCGCAGTGTTAGCAGCACACAACAGAAGATCATGCTATTGGCTAACGGCACGCTTCAAATCAAGCAGACTAATTATTTAGACAAGGGTGTTTATAAATGCATAGCTAGCAACGCAGCTGGAGCCGACATGCTTTCTGTGAGGCTTCAGGTCACAGCATTGGCTCCAGTTATTCAAGAGCAGCGATGGGAAAACTATACGCTTTCTGATGGCCATGCTGCGCTAATTCATTGCACTGCTAACGGCGCACCAAGTCCAACGGTCCGTTGGGTTACGTTTTCAGGCATGCAGCTTCGGCCGTCTCAGTTTGTGAACAGCAACTTATTCGTGTTTCCCAACGGGACGCTGTTTATCCGCAACCCCACAGCGAAGGATTCTGGGATTTATGAGTGCGTGGTGGTGAATTCGGTGGGCATGGCTAAAAGGAGCGTCAATCTGCAGGTGAAGAGGAACTCTGGCTCCGCACGCATTTTGTCCACTTCTGCACACAGCACTGATGTTCATTACGGAGATCAGCTGAGTCTTAACTGTTCAGCTTCTGGAAGTCCCACTCCCAGGATCATCTGGAGGACGCCGGCGAAAAAACTGGTTGATTCATATTACAG CTTTGACCGCAGAATGAAGGTGTTGTCTAACGGCACTCTCACCATCACCTCAGTGACGGAGCAGGACGAGGGCGAATATCTCTGTGCAGCCAGAAATAATGCTGGCGATGACTATGTACTCCTCAAAGTCGGCGTGATGATGAAAGCGGCTAAAATCGACCACAAATCTCAGAGCGAGCACAAGGTGTCGTACGGCGGAGAGCTGAAAGTGGACTGCATCGCTTCTGGACTTCCCAATCCAGAGATCAGCTGGAGTCTCCCAGACGGCACCATGATCAACAGTGTCCTGTCTTCTGATGAAAACACGATCAGAGCTAAGAGGTACGTGATATTCGATAACGGTACACTGTATTTAAACGAAGTAGGAATGAAGGAGGAAGGCGACTACACATGCTACGCCAAAAACCAAGTGGGAAACGATGAAATGAAAGTCCACATTAAGGTGTTAGCAGATGCACCTATCATTCGACACAATGCTTATAGTGTCATCAAAGTTAATTATGGAGAAACGGCGATCTTGAACTGCAGCGCTAAAGGAGAGCCGACTCCTATGATCACCTGGATATCTCCGGATAAGAAGGTCATAGTGCCAATATCAAATAAATACCAGATCTCCAACGATGGCACTCTTCTCATACACAAAACACAGAAGATCAACTCTGGGAATTACACTTGCGTGGCCAGGAGTGTTGTGGGAACTGATAAGAAAGTGGTTTTTGTTCAAGTCCTTGTTTTTCCGCCGGTCATTAATGGATTTGCGAGTCCTGGGGTTATCCGTAAGACTGCTGTAAGAGATCAACGTGTGCTTTTTGATTGTAAAGCAAATGGAAACCCATTCCCTAGAATTATATGGCTGTTTCCTAATAACGTTGTGCTTCCAGCACCATACTATGGCTCTCGAGTTACAGTTCACCGTAACGGTACACTAGACATTCATGCTGTTCGCATGAGCGACTCCGTTGAGCTCTTTTGCATTGCACGAAATGAATTTGGAGAAACCAAACTACGTGTTAAACTAGAGGTGACGGAGGATATTATAAAGCCACGATTAAGAAATTCCCCTACTGACTCGATCCAATTGATCATTGGAAAACCAACCACTCTAAACTGTTCAGTTGAAGGAAATCCTGCTCCACAAATCACCTGGACTCTCCCCAACGGGACGTCTCTTTATCAGGGAACCACTTTTTTTCAGTTTCACCATCGATCAGATGGAGCTCTGCTTATTAAAGAGCCATCACCTTCTGATGCAGGACTTTATAGATGTGTTGGACGCAATAGCGCCGGATTTGTTGAACGAAACGTAACACTGATGTCCAATAGAAAGCCAGAGATCACCAATCAGTACAGCTCTCTCCTCAGCATCATCAATGGAGAAGATCTGCGTCTGGATTGTGTATCGAATGCTCATCCGCCAGCCAAACTCACATGGATGCTCCCGAGCGGAGTCATCCTGAGCAGAGCACAGTCATCCGGGCGTTATTCAGTGCTGAGCAACGGCACGCTGAGCATCCAGAGGACATCAGTGTACGATAGAGGAATGTACCACTGCCAGATCTCCAATGATCACGGCTCCTCCAGTTTATCAGTGTCTGTCATCGTAATCGCCTATCCTCCACGTATAACCAGCGGGCCGGCGGCGGTGACGTATGCGCAAGTGGGAGTAGCGCTCACACTGGACTGCAGGTCTTTAGCTTCACCGCGGGCGGAGGTGGTCTGGCAGATGCCGGACGGGCTGCAGCTGAAGGTGGACGTCCAGCCACGACTCTATGGGAATAAACATCTGCATCCACAGGGAGCGCTGCAGATCCACAGCCCATCCAGCAGAGACAGCGGCGTTTATAAGTGCACCGCCAAAAACGTGCTGGGCAGCGACAGCCGCTCCACATATGTTTATGTGTTCTGA